A genomic window from Thunnus thynnus chromosome 12, fThuThy2.1, whole genome shotgun sequence includes:
- the dspa gene encoding desmoplakin-A isoform X1, which translates to MSMHGGSTTRLTTMGQRSNSRPDLASASFRNEVFSGGNGFQGDYQIGDGGYNYTSTFSRNSTHYGTGFGGQKGQVSMGGGGGGGISVMGIQQRAGHLTGQCQEYLQKAKMTIQGGGSAVEVEKLMMMAAESMEQLKSCGRELQQLRVSNDIFRHVDQFQHMHGALQQQLSGGMTTRWNRGSVGSAEGGRIFNDAMAWIAQQKRMIETAPWGDDSATIEKQIMTHNKNHSSIQRSQEVDRARDDLNMRGDKYNLYTLEQEWDSLQKMSHSRVSQLRELQGIIEEISRAIMWVNEKEEEELVFDWGDKNIDQYIPKKQESYSRLMRDLEEKEKELNKLKVKADGLVNNNHSASDKIEAYMDTLQTQWSWLLQITKCIHVHLKENAAYSQFFKEANETYAKLQKVHETIRSKFTCDKNTPLDNLSELLKILEKEKEQIMENKRQVHSLVNKSKSIVRLKPRNPEEKSTSPVIVEALCDFKQDQRGILKGNEGILKDNSQRSKWLVTGPGGLDMLIPSVCLLIPPPNPLSIGLANKNEQYYEAIMGIWNQLYINIKSLISWQYCVKDINYINTLTLSMLSKMRPEEYRSVIKRLETHYQEFLRTSQGSEMFGEEDKKTIQNHFDNAQSHYDTLIIQLPAYREEAVKPEPPKQEIKPSTPKISKTNVKIVNQAPAPSSALSLTLLNSLQELRRRLELAESGLTSHLHIPLGENSVHECSLHIQKLQTVHQDLDSIHDEYLRIRENIIKQLEGMPADSEQARFLRSELEIINLKLGGLQGLYSAYLQRLSAVKGLLQSLLQVEDIIKVHEARLTEKDTTSLDLREVDNYRSTLKHMKSDLEQRRDLLTSMESDLAKAVHWNSQISESFHKCDVDLSKYSELVGQMSDRWRRIQTQIDSRVWDLEKQEKQLKHYQQSSTSLEQWIDNARKRQDNLQTVKLSDIQTLMDHLNQQKALHTEIKGKKEKVEDVQKNADTCAASIKDYELQLASYSSGLETLLNIPIKRTMLQSPASMVRQEAADLQSQYIELLTRSSDYYKFLGELLKNMEELKIRNTKIEMLEEELRRLKEDLQDRNQKNKSLEDALARYKLELTQSKEDLISMEEVKRTTAMQANAAKESLGSTHNQIQDLTDQLTRIKYQLEEEKRKKRLAEERYTSQQEEYEAAVRRRQKELEELNWNKIDLEKAVKDKEREVERMKILLEEEAARRRNAETDISKVRTQCTQEINQLKQTHETEININKTTILKVSQQKEEDTTELRLQCDRLTAEKRDLEEELRRLRQSVTHTEERKNRAEQEVSQQRASVTKETRIRSELEVQLRTLMQQRGEDDLKLKEATTNNQEKSRQISILTFNLEEEVKKRKALELEISHLKKAEAELKAKNTSYLEAINKLKVSEQETRITRVELEKQTSEKTKVEQSCARLQSRIRELQCSLDGTEAELEKQKKANQEEFTRRKRMEAELERVTHTCREHTTTINTLKSIQIETSTSSKKYEHDLRDLQEALDKSLREHKVTKEELAAATAELKTLKQKLQQEQARIHELNQRNESLYKTIEEKSRQLNDYTTEIEKLKTLTQNLTKERLRLEEELRAVRQERDELKLSKDTIDGESATQISALHVQLQSSNKRTSELQALINDLTKEREKLKLEIDKFQKQSIETSMIAHESQSQYSELLLERDGLLSKLKLLEQDKNRCQRLEEELTRIKLTLETEQRNKQRLQDEKNAIHKDFTYMKSQYELKDNQIRQCDSDRDRADRERLSLKNEIEKLMRELKSVEERYKSQLLISQKEASDLALKRDALEREIQRLQQRPITSCRQTQTDQMVPTIDPSKLLFDGVRRKVTAHQLCDCGIISKATLDQLLKGKKTVDEVAVDIQLSLKGTGVIAGMTTGSQGKMPFTEAKNKNLLSPESALMLLEAQAATGYIVDPTFNEKMPVDTACSRGIVDTKDRDTLATAEAASTGFRDPYTGKVLSVGQACKQGRMDKETAIRLLQAQESVGGILDPVLSVFLPKDLALDRNLIDEELYRALNKKTTCYLDPATGEKISYSDLRKKCTVERVSGLLLLPGPEKPMTVKGLRGEVSVAELVQSELLDETDLKKYNQGKLTGKDIEDKLKSYLHGSTCIAGIYDEANDRIMPFYQAMKEGLLMRGTTLELLEAQAASGFIVDPVNNVFLTVEEAAKRALIGKEFKNKLLSAEKAVTGYKDPATGITISLFQAIEKDLIEKGHGIRLLEAQIASGGIIDPKHSHRIDVGVAYKRGYFDEEMNEILTYEGDDTKGFFDPNTKENLTYLQLKDRCITDDKTGLILLPLKDKKKPQKSEESRTNVLRKRRVVIVDPDTGLEMSVREAYHRELIDYDTFLDLSEQECEWEEITIKGSDGSARLVIVDRKTGTQYDIQECLDCGIIDQKSLDQYRAGKLTLTQFADQITSRTSCSELTISASNVDDMVTCSSPSPTSPTVRKRFNSISITVSPPEMFDDQSPVAAIFDTETLEKITIPEGQRRGIIDTITAQRLLEAQACTGGIINPATGERLSLQDSVHQSIIDESMATKLKPAQKAYVGFEDVKTKRKMSAAEAVKETWLPYEAGQRFLEFQYLTGGLIEPGSGRRITIEEAIRRSWLDGKGAQKLQDTRNHQKNLTCPKTKLKISYKEAMDSCMVEESNGMKMLQATSMSTKGISSPYNVSNPGSRSGSRAGSRTGSRSGSRRGSVDYSSYTYSFSSSSSTTFSSNTNS; encoded by the exons ATGAGTATGCACGGCGGCTCCACCACGAGACTGACCACCATGGGCCAGAGAAGTAATTCACGACCGGATTTGGCGAGTGCGAGTTTTAGAAACGAAGTGTTCAGCGGTGGAAACGGCTTCCAGGGGGATTACCAGATAGGGGACGGCGGATACAACTACACCTCCACCTTCTCTAGGAACTCCACGCACTACGGCACTGGGTTCGGAGGACAGAAGGGGCAAGTTAGCATGGGTGGAGGCGGAGGTGGTGGGATAAG TGTGATGGGTATTCAGCAAAGGGCAGGGCACCTGACAGGCCAGTGTCAGGAGTACCTGCAGAAAGCAAAAATGACTATCCAGGGt GGGGGCTCAGCTGTGGAGGTGGAGAAGCTGATGATGATGGCTGCAGAATCCATGGAGCAGTTGAAGTCCTGTGgcagagagctgcagcaattGCGTGTCTCAAATGACATCTTCAGACA TGTAGATCAGTTCCAGCACATGCACGGCGCTCTCCAACAGCAATTAAGTGGTGGTATGACCACAAGATGGAACAGGGGCAGTGTGGGCTCCGCCGAAGGGGGGAGGATCTTTAACGATGCCATGGCCTGGATTGCCCAGCAGAAG CGTATGATTGAGACAGCTCCATGGGGGGATGACTCAGCCACCATAGAAAAGCAAATCATGACCCACAACAAAAACCACAGCTCTATCCAAAGGAGCCAGGAAGTAGACCGTGCCAGAGATGATCTG aACATGAGGGGTGACAAGTACAACCTCTATACTTTGGAACAAGAATGGGACAGCCTGCAG AAAATGTCCCACAGCCGTGTGAGTCAGCTGCGTGAACTTCAAGGCATCATCGAGGAGATCTCCCGTGCCATCATGTGGGTGaatgagaaggaggaagaggagcttGTGTTTGACTGGGGAGACAAAAACATCGACCAGTATATCCCCAAGAAGCAAGAGAGCTACTCA AGGCTGATGAGGGAcctggaggagaaggagaaggagctAAACAAGCTTAAAGTGAAAGCAGATGGCCTCGTGAACAACAACCATTCTGCCTCAGATAAGATTGAA GCCTACATGGACACCTTGCAGACCCAGTGGAGCTGGCTTCTCCAGATCACTAAGTGTATCCATGTTCATTTGAAGGAGAATGCTGCCTACAGTCAA TTTTTCAAGGAGGCCAATGAGACCTATGCGAAGCTGCAGAAGGTGCATGAGACTATCCGTAGCAAGTTCACCTGCGACAAGAACACCCCACTGGATAACCTTAGTGAACTCCTGAAAATCTTGGAG aaagagaaggagcaAATCATGGAGAATAAGAGGCAGGTCCATAGTCTGGTCAACAAGTCTAAGTCTATTGTTAGACTGAAACCTCGCAACCCTGAGGAGAAGAGCACCAGCCCCGTCATAGTTGAGGCCTTATGTGACTTTAAACAAGACCAG AGAGGGATTTTGAAAGGGAATGAGGGCATACTGAAGGATAACTCCCAGCGCAGCAAGTGGCTTGTGACAGGACCTGGAGGTCTGGACATGTTGattccctctgtgtgtctgctgatcCCCCCACCAAACCCACTCAGCATCGGCCTCGCCAACAA GAATGAGCAGTATTATGAAGCCATCATGGGCATCTGGAATCAGCTCTACATCAACATCAAGAGTCTCATCTCGTGGCAGTATTGCGTCAAAGACATCAATTACATCAATACTCTCACGCTCAGCATG CTGTCTAAGATGCGTCCTGAGGAGTACCGCAGTGTTATCAAAAGACTGGAGACTCACTACCAAGAGTTCCTGCGTACCAGCCAAGGTTCTGAAATGTTTGGGGAAGAAGACAAGAAAACCATCCAGAACCACTTTGATAACGCCCAGAGCCACTATGACACACTGATTATCCAGCTGCCTGCTTACA GGGAAGAAGCAGTGAAGCCAGAGCCcccaaaacaggaaataaagcCTTCGACTCCCAAGATCTCCAAGACCAATGTCAAGATCGTTAACCAGGCTCCCGCACCCAGTTCTGCCCTCAGCCTCACCCTGCTTAATAGTCTGCAAGAACTTCGACGTAGGCTGGAGCTGGCTGAGTCTGGCCTCACCAGTCATCTCCACATTCCCCTGGGAGAAAACAGCGTGCACGAGTGCTCATTGCACATTCAGAAGCTGCAG ACTGTGCACCAAGATTTGGACTCAATTCATGATGAGTACCTGCGGATCAGAGAAAATATTATAAAGCAGCTAGAAGGGATGCCTGCAGACTCCGAGCAGGCCAGATTTCTCCGCTCTGAACTGGAAATCATCAACCTAAAACTGGGAGGCCTGCAGGGTCTCTACTCAGCCTACCTTCAAAG ACTGTCTGCTGTAAAGGGCTTGCTCCAGAGCCTTCTTCAGGTGGAGGATATCATTAAAGTCCATGAGGCTCGACTGACAGAGAAGGACACCACCTCTCTGGACCTCCGGGAGGTGGATAACTATCGGAGCACACTAAAG CATATGAAGAGTGATCTGGAGCAGAGAAGAGACTTGCTGACATCTATGGAGTCTGACCTGGCTAAAGCAGTACACTGGAACAGTCAAATCTCTGAGTCTTTCCACAAGTGTGACGTGGACTTGTCCAAGTACTCAGAGCTGGTAGGCCAGATGTCTGACCGTTGGCGACGCATCCAAACCCAGATTGATAGCAG AGTGTGGGACTTGGAGAAACAGGAGAAACAGCTGAAACATTACCAGCAGAGCAGCACTTCCCTGGAACAGTGGATAGACAATGCCAGGAAGCGCCAGGATAACCTTCAGACGGTTAAGCTCAGTGACATCCAGACCCTAATGGATCATCTTAACCAACAGAAG GCACTTCACACTGAAATTAAAGGGAAGAAGGAGAAAGTAGAGGATGTGCAGAAAAACGCAGATACCTGTGCTGCCTCTATAAAG GACTATGAGCTGCAGCTGGCTTCCTACAGTTCAGGCCTAGAAACTCTGCTTAATATTCCCATCAAGAGAACAATGCTGCAGTCCCCTGCTTCTATGGTCAGACAAGAG GCGGCTGACCTGCAGTCCCAGTACATTGAGCTACTTACTCGCTCAAGTGACTACTACAAGTTCCTAGGGGAATTGCTGAAGAACATGGAAGAGCTGAAG ATCAGGAACACCAAGATTGAGATGCTGGAGGAGGAACTGAGACGTCTTAAGGAGGACCTCCAGGATCGTaaccagaaaaacaaatctCTGGAGGATGCTTTGGCCCGCTACAAGCTGGAACTCACTCAGTCAAAAGAAGACCTCATTTCTATGGAGGAAGTGAAAAGAACCACAGCAATGCAAGCGAACGCTGCCAAGGAGAGCCTGGGCAGTACACACAACCAGATTCAAGATCTTACGGACCAGCTGACACGCATTAAATACCAGctggaagaagagaagaggaaaaaaagactgGCAGAGGAGCGCTACACCAGCCAACAAGAAGAGTATGAGGCCGCTGTCCGCCGCAGACAGAAAGAACTTGAAGAACTTAACTGGAACAAGATTGACTTGGAAAAGGCTGTGAAGGACAAGGAACGTGAAGTGGAGAGGATGAAGATACTGTTAGAGGAGGAGGCAGCACGTCGACGAAATGCTGAAACAGATATTTCAAAGGTAAGAACACAGTGCACCCAGGAGATTAATCAGCTTAAACAGACACACGAGACAGAGATCAACATTAACAAGACGACGATCCTGAAAGTCTCAcagcagaaagaagaagacacaacagAACTGAGACTGCAATGTGACAGACTCACTGCTGAGAAGAGAGATCTAGAAGAGGAGCTGAGGAGACTGAGACAATCAGTTACTCAcacagaagagaggaaaaacagagcagagcaggaggtCAGCCAGCAGAGGGCCTCAGTGACAAAAGAGACAAGGATTCGCAGTGAGCTGGAGGTGCAACTGAGAACGCTcatgcagcagagaggagaggatgatcTCAAACTAAAGGAGGCCACCACAAACAATCAGGAAAAGAGCAGGCAGATCAGCATACTAACATTTAACCTGGAAGAGGaagtgaagaagaggaaagctCTGGAACTGGAAATAAGTCACTTGAAAAAGGCTGAGGCAGAGCTGAAAGCAAAGAACACCTCCTATCTGGAGGCAATCAACAAGCTTAAAGTGTCTGAGCAGGAGACTCGCATCACCAGAGTGGAGCTGGAGAAGCAGACCAGTGAGAAAACCAAGGTTGAGCAGAGTTGTGCCAGGCTGCAGAGCCGTATCCGGGAACTTCAGTGCTCTCTGGATGGGACGGAAGCTGAGTTGGAGAAGCAAAAGAAAGCAAACCAGGAGGAGTTCACACGTAGAAAGAGAATGGAGGCCGAGTTGGAGAGGGtgacacacacctgcagagagCACACCACCACAATTAACACCCTGAAATCAATCCAGATAGAGACTTCCACCTCTAGTAAGAAGTATGAGCACGATCTGAGGGACCTCCAGGAGGCCCTGGACAAGAGCCTAAGAGAGCATAAAGTCACCAAAGAGGAACTGGCAGCTGCAACTGCTGAGCTGAAGACACTGAAACAGAAGCTCCAGCAAGAGCAGGCCCGGATTCATGAGCTCAACCAACGTAATGAGAGTCTGTATAAGACCATTGAAGAGAAGAGCCGCCAGCTTAACGATTACACTACTGAGATTGAAAAGCTGAAGACTCTGACACAGAACCTGACAAAGGAGAGACTGCGgttggaggaggagctgagggcAGTTAGACAGGAGAGAGATGAGCTAAAACTTAGCAAAGACACCATTGACGGAGAAAGTGCCACTCAAATCTCAGCACTGCATGTCCAGCTTCAGAGTAGCAACAAGAGGACATCAGAGCTCCAGGCTCTCATCAATGACCTGACcaaggagagagaaaagcttAAACTGGAAATAGACAAATTCCAAAAGCAATCGATCGAG ACATCCATGATCGCGCATGAGTCCCAGAGCCAATACagtgagctgctgctggagagggATGGTCTGCTATCCAAGCTTAAACTGCTGGAGCAAGACAAAAACCGTTGTCAGCGCCTAGAAGAGGAGCTCACCCGCATCAAGCTCACGCTAGAGACTGAGCAACGCAACAAACAGCGCCTACAGGATGAAAAAAATGCCATCCATAAGGATTTCACCTATATGAAGAGCCAGTATGAGCTCAAAGATAACCAGATTAGGCAGTGTGATTCAGACAGGGACAGGGCTGATCGAGAGAGGCTCTCCCTGAAGAATGAGATTGAGAAGCTTATGAGGGAGTTAAAGAGTGTTGAGGAGAGGTACAAGAGCCAACTATTGATCTCTCAAAAGGAAGCATCAGACCTGGCTCTCAAGAGGGATGCcctggagagagagatacagaggcTGCAGCAGAGACCCATCACTTCATGCAGGCAGACCCAGACAGATCAGATGGTCCCAACAATTGATCCTTCCAAGCTGTTATTTGATGGGGTACGCCGCAAAGTCACAGCACACCAGCTTTGTGACTGTGGTATAATCAGTAAAGCCACCCTAGACCAGCTCCTAAAGGGAAAAAAGACAGTGGATGAGGTTGCTGTGGACATCCAACTTAGTCTCAAGGGTACTGGCGTTATTGCTGGCATGACAACAGGTTCTCAAGGGAAAATGCCATTCACTGAAGCCAAAAACAAGAACCTCCTCAGCCCAGAAAGCGCACTCATGCTCCTGGAAGCTCAAGCAGCAACAGGCTACATAGTGGACCCCACTTTTAATGAGAAGATGCCTGTGGATACTGCCTGTTCCAGAGGGATTGTGGATACAAAAGACAGAGACACCTTGGCCACAGCTGAAGCAGCGAGCACAGGTTTCAGAGATCCATACACTGGCAAAGTCTTATCTGTGGGCCAGGCTTGCAAACAGGGCCGAATGGACAAAGAGACAGCCATCCGCTTGCTCCAGGCTCAGGAGTCTGTCGGAGGAATATTGGACCCTGTTCTGAGTGTGTTCCTGCCAAAAGATCTGGCTTTGGATCGCAATCTTATTGATGAGGAGCTCTACAGGGCATTGAACAAAAAAACCACCTGCTACCTGGATCCAGCAACAGGAGAGAAGATAAGCTACAGTGACCTTAGGAAGAAGTGTACAGTGGAACGCGTGTCTGGATTGCTTCTGCTCCCTGGCCCAGAAAAGCCCATGACAGTAAAGGGTCTCCGTGGGGAAGTCTCTGTTGCAGAGCTCGTCCAATCTGAACTTCTGGATGAAACTGACTTGAAGAAGTATAATCAGGGTAAGCTCACCGGCAAAGATATTGAAGACAAGCTGAAGTCCTATCTCCATGGCTCCACCTGTATTGCAGGGATCTATGATGAGGCCAATGACAGAATAATGCCCTTCTATCAGGCAATGAAGGAAGGTCTGCTCATGAGAGGAACCACCCTGGAGCTTCTTGAGGCCCAGGCTGCATCTGGGTTCATTGTTGATCCAGTCAACAATGTCTTCTTGACAGTGGAAGAGGCTGCAAAGAGAGCCCTTATAGGAAAAGAGTTCAAGAACAAGCTGTTGTCTGCAGAGAAGGCTGTAACTGGATACAAAGACCCAGCCACAGGAATAACAATCTCCCTCTTCCAGGCTATTGAGAAAGATCTTATTGAGAAAGGTCATGGAATCCGTCTGCTTGAGGCCCAAATTGCCAGTGGTGGAATTATTGACCCCAAACATAGCCACCGTATTGATGTTGGTGTTGCCTATAAAAGGGGATATTTTGATGAGGAGATGAATGAGATTCTAACCTATGAAGGAGATGACACAAAAGGGTTCTTTGACCCTAATACCAAGGAGAACCTGACATATCTTCAGCTGAAGGACAGGTGCATCACAGATGACAAAACAGGCCTGATACTCCTGCCActaaaagacaagaagaagcCCCAGAAGTCAGAAGAGAGCCGTACCAATGTTCTTCGCAAGAGGCGGGTTGTGATCGTCGACCCAGACACTGGGCTGGAGATGTCAGTGAGGGAGGCCTATCACCGGGAGCTAATTGATTATGACACTTTCCTGGACTTGTCGGAGCAGGAGTGCGAGTGGGAGGAAATAACTATCAAGGGGTCAGATGGTTCTGCACGTTTGGTGATAGTGGATAGGAAAACAGGAACCCAGTATGACATCCAGGAGTGCCTGGACTGTGGTATCATTGACCAGAAGTCTTTGGATCAGTATCGAGCTGGAAAACTAACCTTGACGCAGTTTGCCGACCAAATTACCAGCAGAACCAGCTGCAGCGAGTTGACCATTTCAGCCAGCAATGTTGATGACATGGTCACCTGCAGCAGTCCCAGCCCAACCTCTCCTACCGTTCGCAAACGCTTCAATAGTATTTCTATTACGGTCTCTCCCCCAGAGATGTTTGATGACCAGAGTCCTGTGGCGGCCATATTTGACACAGAGACTTTGGAGAAGATAACTATTCCAGAGGGGCAGCGAAGAGGCATAATTGATACTATTACAGCGCAGAGGCTGCTGGAGGCCCAGGCTTGCACCGGGGGCATTATCAACCCTGCCACTGGTGAGAGACTGTCGCTGCAGGATTCTGTCCATCAGAGCATCATTGATGAAAGCATGGCCACTAAGCTGAAACCTGCCCAGAAAGCCTATGTTGGATTTGAGGATGTGAAGACTAAAAGAAAGATGTCTGCAGCAGAGGCAGTGAAGGAGACATGGTTGCCTTATGAGGCTGGCCAGAGATTTTTGGAGTTTCAGTACCTGACAGGAGGCCTGATTGAGCCTGGCTCTGGACGTCGCATTACTATTGAAGAGGCTATCCGCAGAAGTTGGCTAGATGGTAAAGGAGCCCAGAAGCTTCAAGATACACGCAACCACCAGAAGAACCTAACCTGTCCCAAGACCAAACTGAAGATCTCCTACAAGGAAGCCATGGACAGCTGCATGGTGGAGGAAAGCAATGGTATGAAGATGCTACAGGCCACCTCAATGTCCACCAAGGGAATCAGCAGCCCTTACAATGTCTCTAACCCAGGATCTCGCTCTGGGTCCAGGGCAGGTTCCCGTACCGGCTCCAGAAGTGGATCTCGTAGAGGCAGTGTGGATTACTCATCTTACACCTATAGCTTCtcttccagcagcagcaccaccttTAGCTCCAACACTAATTCTTAA